atgGGTAAATTCCACTAATAGTCacctaattataattaaattttatttttccctttcatCAAATTACTATAAATTTATTAGTAGTAGTTGGATGGCACTAATTTCCCCAAGGTCAaactatatataattttatgGGTAAATTCCACTAATAGTCACCTAATTATTGATAATTTGTTTAGTCATTTAgctataaaaaataacaaaatggttCCTCAATtatacaattttatctttttggTCATCAATTGGCTAACAGTGACAACTTCTAAAATTGGGATAATAGCAATTTTCACCTTTGATATGTATACAATTTGTCAATTTAGTATTGATTCTAATTAatctaaccctcaacatttacacattgtctAATGTGATCTTTTTTgtagttttgtttttctttgtgaccctttcacctaaaaagctaaagaaacaaaatcatcaactaaaatttatcataaatatacaaaaaaaatagaaacaccaaaaaatccaagataataatttttattctttctcattcttttaaaattaaccttcaatgtcacaaaaaaattaaaactatagagagagagagaccaatttacacaatgtgtaaatgttgagagttactttttttagaatcaagattaaatttacataatttataaatgttgggggttaaaattgataaaaattgatattatgtcaattttaaaaattgccACTGTTAGTCAGCTTGTGACAAAAAAGACAATTGAATAATGGactaatcattttgtaacttttcatggTTTGgtgataaaagaaaaatttactaatagttggatgATACTAGTGTAGTTTGccctaattttatttaatacaatgagataaatctcaaaactatatataaactttggtttaatgtgcaattttatacataaactttaattttgtgcaatttttgtacatgaaatattgatttgattaaattctcacaaattattaacacaattattgatataacattattttatatttatatattacatacacaaataattatgtttatccaatctaaaaataaattgatatatttattttttaaaatttatataattgaattaaaattaaaatttcatatatatatttgaatcataatcaaaatatcatatatatatatatataattactccaaatcaaaatttatatatcaaaaaGATTTTTATTACGTGTTGGATTGGGTTCGTCCGTCCGTCTGTCCTGCTCCCTTGGACGTATTTAAAGGTGATTACCATGtgctagacctgtccatgggccgggccgggcctacAAAAATTTAGCCCGTTTATTaggcccgggcccagcccggcccgaaatatgggcctgagattTTGCCCATGCCCGGCCCGGAGAAAATATATGGGGCtcgagcccggcccgacccgtttttaattaaaattaaaattatttttttaataaaattaaaattaattgttagtaaaattatcaaattattaattgttaattgtattaattgttgtaataaaatctaacatttgattagtaaatttatcaaattattaattgtattaattgttgtaataaaatctaacatttgattagtaaacttatcaaattattaattgtattaattgttgtaacaaaatctaatatttgattagtaaaacaaacttgatgttttattattattattttgtaacactagtcaaggaaataaaagtaaataaacttaaataaaaaactattatattttaaaaataaaatatatatatttaatatttttgcgCCGAGCCCGGGCCAAAAAATCTTGCcggaggcccggcccattttttaaacgagcctaaatttttgcccaagcccatatttcgggcctatatttttacccaaatcttcCCATATTTCGGGGGGACCGTCGGGTCGGGccaggccgcccggcccatggacaagtCTACTATGTGCTATACAATGTGAAACATCATCACGCGTTGCTATGCCATTGATTGCGCCAACATTTtttctcaataattttttttctttggccaAAAGGAATATTCTTTTCTCATGataagtaatttttaaaaatggcgttatcaatttttttacttaatttttgttTGAATAAGGTATATAAAATGTATGAACATGAGCTCACTCTTCCAAgcgaatattaaaaaaattaaaatgtgttttttccGGCATGATTTTCGGAATGTAGATGTTGGCAGCATTTCAACGTTCCATTTGTCAATATTTATTAAGCGTTTCcgataaattttttttgagttattcaAAACTCCATAGCTGGAAAATAGCCCCGACCAATGAAAGTGCTCCTCAAAAGAAAGAAATAACCTGCAAACAGTGTAATGAACATATGGACTTTTGAATAAAGTCTATCTCGAGGGATGCTTTGTACTCAGATTTGTGGGCAACTGTGGGGCATCAATTCCTTTGACAAATGGTTGGTTTTATGAAAATAATAGCCAATTGGGATTTAACATTTTGTCCTTCCAAGTGTCGTTTCCATCTTAAATtagcttttgattcccttgaatTTTATTTGGAAATCCCCTACTGAAAACCAGGTGCCAGCATTGGGCCAAGTGTCGACATCGAACCAGATACCTCGGGTATTCGATATCTCTTTCTGACAAAGGCCGAATTCATAGCCATCCCATTCGCGAACTTAACGTCAAGCCCTTAACTCATTGCCGACATTCCCAAGGGCTGATGATCTATTGATTTCTTTTTTGGACGATGATTATTAATTAACATGAAACCAAACTGTGTCACCAGATAAATTTGAAGAAAACCTTGGCATTCGCTTATTACTACTattaatttagtaataatttAACAGATACATGGCCGCAAAGCAAATCTCAAACCAAACAATGAAGTCGGCAGGTGGCTACATTgacaatacaatctttaaaattattACAACCCAAGAGCGAAAGGAAAGCCTGTAGAGCTTAACCAACTTCCTCCAGCAATGAACCTGCCAGGAGTAAAAGCCTGAGCTTCACTTGCACTAGTGATCACCTTGTACCCTCCCCATTTCACTCTCGCAGAAGTTGAGGCACCAGCCCCGGTGTTCTGGTACTCGGCATAAAACAGTGTTTTCAGGGCGAAACTCCCGCTCCACTCGTGCCAACCAGCAGGTTGAATCACGTCACTGATTGTTGATTGCATTACCACAGTCCTCGAGTACTCCTTCCAGGGCCTGCCAAGATATGTTGGGAAGTTTTTACGAACAGGCTGTAAATCAGAAGTGGCACCTATCCTACATTTCTGGATCACAATGCCCGTGTTTTGGTTAGGGTCGGTCCTGCCTTGGGCTGTCACCATGTTTTTCTGCCCTGAGTTTGGTTTCCGAGCATGGATGTCGCAGTTTTGGAACACGGCTGCGGCATTTCCGAAGATGAAGTCAACTGTTCCTGCTACGAGGCAGTTAACGTAAAATTGACGATTGGAGTGGACGTAGAGAGTGTCTTGGTATGCTAGCATGTCACAATTGTAGAATGCTGAGAGATCAGAGCCAACACGGAGGGCAACAGCTTGATGCTTGGAGGGACCTGCTGTGTTTTGGAAGGTTATATCTCGGGCAAGGAACTTTTCACCAACCACAGCTGCAACCAACCACATGGGAACATGTATTATATTAAGCATGTTCAGCATAAAGTTCAAACTTCAAATATATAACATTAAACTACCAATGTAATAATTCAACGTTTTATCTGGCGTATAATACCTAATGAGCACCCATGTGATTCTGCATTATGTAATGTACAACTATAAATTGGCTCAACAACTCTTGTTTCTATTATTTAATGACGCTAGCCGCCTAATTAAGAAAATATTGGTAAGCACCAAATCAATTTATTGAACTTTATGATTTCAGCGGCAACAGGACTACGAGGAGAGCGAAGCTAGCTACTCCTATGAAGGCTTGAACTATTCCAATTTGCAACGAAAGTAATACTCTTTGGTATCTTTTGGAAAAGGCAGCTGCTTTATGTAAACCAACACCGACCCTTACGCATCAGCAAAGGACGACACTATTTAGTTGGGGACCAATCAAAAGGAATTTAGAAAAGCTATTGCTATGATGCAGTACGGAGCTGCTCAACTGTGCACAATAAGTGTACCGTAACATCGCCAAAAACTGGAAATCGGTTGGTCGATTCCCTTCGTCCAAGCATGTGTTGGGCCCTTCAAACATCAGTCATTGGAGCTCAACACCCCTTACTAGGATGGGttaaaattgtataaataaaataatcaaatttatttgCACGTTGGGTTGGCGTGCCTGGTGCGATGTTGAATTCATGATAATTAGTCAAAATAATAGCTACCATCCACGAAAGGAAACTGGAAAAAGTTGTTATATGACCCAATGAGACAAGTAGATGAAACAAGAGGGAAGCCACCAAGTCCCCACAATCAAATTTCATTGAACATAATAATAGATGAAAAGCTTATCTAGAAAAAGAAAATTCCAGGGTCAGCTGTAAATTAACCTCCCTGTTGTTATTTTGGGTGAAAACAGGAAGTAGAGTGTTCAGTTAACTCAATGCCTCTCTATTTATCCATCTATCTACGAAATTAAGGAGaaaggatttatttgaaaaatgtCATGGCGGGGTTGATTATGATCTATTCCAATAATGATGGGCAAAACGAGGAGCATACGTTGTAACCTGACAACTAGTCAATCGTAGGATTATTTGTCCATTTTGCTGATGATAtcttttatattcaaatattgtCTATAAAATAGAATATCCTGTTTGAATAATTGACCTTTAGTGAACCGGGCCATGTGCTCCCAAAATCTAATGAGATAATGTAGGAAAGCTCAACCAATATGATTTGACAACATGAATCACTGAGAAGAGATAAGCAGGGGCCCAAGCTTCGGCTCCAGTGTGATCAGGGACTGACTCGAGATATTTCGTACTTAACCGAGTTGATTATCAATATTTAAGGTTAATAATCCCTGTAGTTTTCAAAAACTAGGAATTTAGTccatatatttgtatttttagaaatttaaattctctaattttcatatttcaaaatttaaattcaactgTTAACACGGATAATTTAAAGGTATTAATGGTttgacctaaattttaaaatttgaaaagtggAGGAACtaaatttatagaaatacaaatataTGGGCTAAATTCCTAGTTTTTGAAAAGTACAGGAACTACAggcatattttaaccattttttgaaaagaaaacaaactCTCTTCAACCCAGCTAAATTAATAATCTGAGGCCAGTAAATGATCAGTTTGGCCAGTAGTAGTTCAACCGACGATCCATTAATGGTGGCCGGGAACTTTAGAgaatttattgaaaaattaatataatgaaatttaattgaaaaagaaaaggtaaattcATGTAAATATAGGAAATGAAAATAGACTTACCAACTGTGGCAGAGTGGAAAGTGGTGCTTCCGTCGACCACATTCCTGCTGCCGGTGATGATTGTTTTAGTTCTCCCGTCTCCGATGAACATTATGTTGCTCTTCTTCTTTGGGACTTCCACGTTTTCTCTGTAGACGCCTGCTTTGATTCTTATAATATACCTTTTGCTGCTTTTCTCAGGTGCTTTGGCCACCGCTTCCGACACCGTTTTGAAGTTCCCGCTACCATCGGCCGCCACAACCACGTTAGGGGTCACCGAAGACGACTGAAGCAGGCGCCTGTCGCCAGCGGACAACCACTCTGGCCAGGCAATGCCGCTTTCGTCCTCCTTCAGCTTCCTGTTCGATGACTTGAGCATCATCTCGTTTGCTATATCAGTGTCCGTCATGTTCTTGATCATGGCAAGCGCATTACTGCACATCTTTTCGACGTACTTCTCGCCATCGATCAGGACCTCACGGATTTTCTTGTCGGCACCCTCGTGAGAAAACCCGTCCAAGCAAGTTTCCTGGTTGGTCATTGCGGCACTCATCAGGGTCTTGAGGTCATCCGCGTGCTGGGTCAAAGATTTCTTGTTGGGGTACTCATGAAGATCCTCAACAGCTTCGTGGAGCTCGTCGAGGGTCTCGTCAATAGTCTCCAAACAATCATGGAGAGCCGTCTTTTCACGCGTCGTCAAGTCCTTTCGAGCCAACAGCTTCTTAATCTTGAAGTAATTGTGTTCGACAGCAGTGGTGGTGATGTTAAGAGACAATTCGATAACATCCTTTTGGCTCCTCACCTTTTTGGCAGTACCAGCAGGGACGGTAGTAACAGCCGAGAAACATAAATCAGGGTAGAACGTACCACTACAAGCTGATTTCACAACGGCATGATGGGAAGTATCGGACTCATCGGAGTTATTCCGTGAGCTCACTCCAGCAACAATGCCGATTATAGCAGCAACAATGACTAAAGATGCAAATAGTGCCAAGAAAATTTTCTTGTGTTTCTTGGTGAAGGAAATGTGTTTGGCAGAATTAGAAATGTTGGATAAAGTTTCTTTAATTCGGCTCATATTTTCTTTTTGGCTACAAAGAAGAGAAGTTGGAAGGGTGAACTGTGAAGAGAAGCGGCAGCCTGGTTGGAGGATTTAAAGAGCTTTGAGTGCACACTCAGCACAGGTAATTCGCATATTCTTTTTTGCATTTCAATTATTTGCAATTTTCAATGATTAATAAGTCCACatgtcttttatttttcttttttactttttcactcttttttttcaCTCCTAAAGCTTCAGACACACATGATGCAACATGAAATTTTTTACAATATTTGCAacttgcaaaatttttaaaactagGAGGGGATCAGGGGATGTCTTAGATATCGTTTATAAATCTATATGATATAGGGATAATGTAACTTTttgaatattgtaaaaaaataaaaaaaaataatttttggtccTTAAGTTTCACATTCTTAAACTTGACATTTATGTTCATTTtggtacttgtattttttttcactttaacaCTTAGAAGTTAACAATTACGTCCATTTTAATCactaaacttagaaaattttaaaagtttgataatgtaacgcttcaagttaaaaaaaatagatgatgATGTGGTAAAATCTTAGAATGtgatatttaatgttttaataaccAAATCCATGGTTGAACAAGACCATCAGTTCTCAATTCAACTAGTTCGATTGTCGaaccaacaataattaaaaattcataaaaatctaaaagGATAAGTAAAACTGatctttttagatttttataaaatttcaattatttaattaattattattggtCTAACGGTTGAAATGGTGGTCTAACATGTTCAACAATCGATTCGGTTATTAAGACATTGAATATATAACACTTTGATATTGCATCATATCAtcatctaaaaaaaatatttttcgaacTTAGAGTGTCACATCATCAAACTTTTAGAGTTTTTAAGTTCAAGGATTATAATGGACCTAACTGTCAAGTTCAGGTGCTAAAGTgaacaaaaaattacaagtaccaAAGTGAATCTAATTATCAAGTACAAAAAATTACATGCTAAATTCAATGGCCAAAAGTTACATCATTCCATTTCTTTTTCAGGTCATTAACAAAATAGACTTGAATAAATAATGGTTTTCAAATTCAAAGGtaaatatagataaaaaaaaattcaagaacaaatttGAAGCTACTTACCAAATTCAATGGCTGAAAGATTCGTTATCCTTGTTATATAATATTGGTTGGGAATTATAAATAGTTTCCTTCTATTAAAATCTCAAATGAGAtttgtttgaaataatgattaataaaATGCATTCAAATCTGAACATATGTTTTTTCACTCCAAATAATCACCGGAACGAAATCTTAAAACCCTAACTGAGATAATTTCTCTTCTTATTAATGATTAGTTTTAttggttttctttttcattatatttatttatttatctttttggaTAGGCTGCTGTAAGATATTAGAAAACTTGTCATTTTACTGGGAATCTCTGAGAAAGAAAATATTATGCATTGCACATTTTCGGTCataaagaaagatgaagaaatttCTTCTACGTTCCTTTACTCATTTCACTCCGAAGGGTTGAATGCATCTCTTGTCTTCTTCAATTATTGAAGATTGATGAGACACTTGCCTTCCAATTACTTCATTAATTGACCATTAAGTTCTCTTGGAAAGAAATGTAGGATTCTCTTCTTTTACTACTTTATAAGTCTCTTCTTCTACACTCCACtttgtccaaaatttttaactatcGACTTCCTAGTaatctattattatttaatttcggTACTCTTATCTTTtacttttttcacttttttccTTAAACTActaaattctctctttttttttccaataGTAAAGTCTCGGACACAACTTGCAATGGTTTTATACTGTCAACTTgcaattatgattttatttacaaaaaaacaaacaaacggGTGCctgaaatattaaagtaaaaattcaTTGGTACTTTTgtccctttctttttttcttgcaTCACATTCACGTGGTTTTCGTTCCTTTTTTTAACGTGATTTTTATGGGTTACTGGAATGGCAGAGAACTTTGATTGTCCTTGGATTCTTGGATAAGTAGTATCTGATTTCTCGCCCATTTCCAGGGTTCATTccctaaaaaatgaaaaatatgttatttACTAATTTCACTCAGGCTCAAAAACCCTTTTAGATTTCTAATTTAACCCTTGAATTACATGATTTCCGTTTGAAGTAGTCTTGCAAAGAAACCAACATGTTACCAGATTAGGGTCGTGTATGCCTCTTTCAAAGAGTGTCGGTGCTAATAACTATTTGTACGATTcttaccttttaaaaaaaaaataataatccacTCGTCTCTTTTTCTCCACTTTTCTCTTTCACTCTCATTTTAACATGACCCCCCCTAATCACCCTTTCATCTTATCCTACTTTCCATATCGGTGAtaaaaaatttttttaacatcTTCAATTATGTATATTCGATTCTCTTAATTAATATTGTATTCCACTAAGATTATACGTTAATGTCAACAAAAAGAAGATTATAGTAATAATTTAAATCCAAACTGCTTAGCGCCTGAATTGAGTGATTGATTGAACCAGCCTTAAATTTCCAAATGAGTCAAACAAAAGCAGCGCAGCCATGGATTCTAGAAGAAACAAAACTACAACACAACTTGCCCTAAAGAGATCAGAACAACGTAGACAAAGGGAACGTGGCCAGCCGTTTGCAGTTTTAAATAAATAGATTTCATATCCCTGAtctcaattaaataaatcaaaacattaattttaaataatctaCTCCTCATTTATTTTTCCCAAAGTAGTAGGTAGAatgtcttttgtttttttataccaCGACAGATAATCTCGTTCCGTTGCCAATTCAAGCATTGAATTAAATACATCAAACCCATATTacttttaagttaattaatcaCGGTTTTTTTTTTTGACCTTTTAATAAAATCTATGCATCATCATTTGTTTCCCTACCAAAAATCATTTCATATATTGTAACAATATTAAATGAGTGATACATATCCTTTTAAGGTgacagaaaataataaaaaatatttttaaaataattaatggaatatataatagtatttgaatttttatttgtgaaattaaaattacaattttaaatcttaaaatcaCTTACTCTTTTAGGTTATTGATCATATTTAAATATTGTGATGTGTAATTAAAAAATTGTGGAGTGAGAAAATTCTATTGGATAGaataataacccaaaatattatcCAAAACTTTGTTATAATGATGCCTTATTGGATGCCAAACAAGAAAACGTTTAAAAAAAAATCCCACGTCGGTTTGTGCCAGAGAAGGGGACAAAAGCTAAAAGACACGAAACCTACACCATGAACTGGATATTTCATTCTTGTCCGtataaataattcataaaaagaaaaaaacgttACCACCACAAGTAGGGTTCTTAAATTCCATAAACCACGCTAATATCatgatgtaaaattttaaaatattaaaataaatggaaaaaaaagaactaatcaaaacataagaAAGACACGTGCTAATGTTTGAATTtcattacaaaaattttaaagtgtaataaaaaTGAATTCATGTGTGTATATATTCGTTGCTTCGTATCATTAAAAAGATAACTGGGAAAGGGACTTGTCCCGGCTAAAAGAAAGAGGAAATTTAGCATCTTGCTTTTCAGCTAATTTTATGTATGCTCTCTCTGAGTTTAGACAAAAGTATTATCTAAGCTGTAGTTGACACTTTACGTAATGAAGGGTCAAGTCCGAAGTAAAACATTATACTAAGTTAATAAACATGAGTCTACTTATTCCATCACGATTAATTAATACAATatctttaatacaaataaaatatttatatttatattttaaatatttattaatttaataacttatattgtatttatatttacaaaaCTTCTTAGAAGATTGAATCTATATATACATAACACAACTTATCATTACCAATAAGGCAAATCATAATTGCGAAGTTtacttgtattattttaaaattatgtattttaaatGATACACTCAAGTTGATTTTCAGGTATCTGTCGTATCCGctggaaaatataaaaattaaaattattcttttaatttttaaaatttaaattattttattttattttcaaattaaaccaTATATTCGTTGGAATTTATACTCAAtctctttgaaaaaaaaatatagattttttttttaatttttaaattctaaaggTCACTATTGTGAGAGTGATTTGAACATTTACATGCATAACGGTTTAGCATCCATACTAAGCCTTCATAGTAGAaaactctaaaaatcatattataatattaaatattttatttttacttttagacAATATATTTAAATGAGTTTGTGCACATCTTGAGCTGTTCATACCTAATCAGCTCAAAAAATTCAGAAACAAAAATTTACTTACAAGTACTTATGTGAACaaatattttcaatctttttttttttcctcttgtaaaaaaatatatgttaaacaataatatttaaatatatatatatcaaaagatTCACATAAATAATATAGATTTGTAacacaaaaatatgaaaaaatgattattgtaattttaattttaaatttttaaataaaatttaacttaaaaatattaattaataaaataaaaaccctagcgAAGTGGGGTTGATtctagttttaaaataaaattgttaatttttagtttttggataaactataaaaatgatCATCTAACTATGTTCATGTTTCTGTTTTGGTTActcaacttaaaattttttctaacttttcaaTTAAGAGATTATTATGTgttctatttaattttaattatctgtttttaattttttaatcaacaATACATATCACTAACAATTTGATTTAGTATCAAATTATttgtcaatttaattaaaaactaaaattatgctAATCATaatgaaaaattgatatttttacaaatattaagttatttatatagttttattacatatttgaattttaaaatttacatttgctatgattttaatgtttttagttaatttctaactataacttcttaaaaatataagCAAAAAGGGTTATGTACcgaattgaataatttaaatcataaataaaataattaaatagaagtTTTAGCTAATAAGATGTGGAATGTCTCTGTTTTAATTAAAGGTTGAAAACTTTGGTTAagaagtttaaggattaaattgataaaatttgtaaacgtgaaaggttaaatttattgaattatatagaattaggatcaaattgatagaatatataagTATTGAGGATTAAATGTGTTACTATATTAGTTAGAGAAAAGTTTCTTGT
The genomic region above belongs to Gossypium hirsutum isolate 1008001.06 chromosome D05, Gossypium_hirsutum_v2.1, whole genome shotgun sequence and contains:
- the LOC107902709 gene encoding pectinesterase-like (The RefSeq protein has 5 substitutions compared to this genomic sequence) — its product is MSRIKETLSNISNSAKHISFTKKHKKIFLALFASLVIVAAIIGIVAGVSSRNNSDESDTSHHAVVKSACSGTFYPDLCFSAVTAVPAGTAKKVRSQKDVIELSLNTTTTAVEHNYFKIKKLLARKDLTTREKTALHDCLETIDETLDELHEAVEDLHEYPNKKSLTQHADDLKTLMSAAMTNQETCLDGFSHEGADKKIREVLIDGEKYVEKMCSNALAMIKNMTDTDIANEMMLKSSNRKLKEDESGIAWPEWLSAGDRRLLQSSSVTPNVVVAADGSGNFKTVSEAVAKAPEKSSKRYTIRIKAGVYRENVEVPKKKSSIMFIGDGRTKTIITGSRNVVDGSTTFHSATVAVVGEKFLAREITFQNTAGPSKHQAVALRVGSDLSAFYNCDMLAYQDTLYVHSNRQFYVNCLVAGTVDFIFGNAAAVFQNCDIHARKPNSGQKNMVTAQGRTDPNQNTGIVIQKCRIGATSDLQPVRKNFPTYLGRPWKEYSRTVVMQSTISDVIQPAGWHEWSGSFALKTLFYAEYQNTGAGASTSARVKWGGYKVITSASEAQAFTPGRFIAGGSWLSSTGFPFALGL